The proteins below are encoded in one region of Tursiops truncatus isolate mTurTru1 chromosome 12, mTurTru1.mat.Y, whole genome shotgun sequence:
- the MTFR2 gene encoding mitochondrial fission regulator 2 isoform X6 encodes MSFILSILREMLEYFGVPVNQVLQIWENKDYGSARSIVRVIGKILPLEPCPRPNFELIPLLNSVDPANCGSVVPSFADVLYVTNDEEASYLRFRNSIWKNEEGEKIASFHPLQLVEDPLTPALRHNKPTKSDWPESEAAIKKIAALEDELAFLRSQIAAIVGRQELRNSTNSGSLDLKNDRPSGLGHMPSSGTTQLSVEPDSFSSSVFPSPPPPPPPPQVSSLRPPCSPLVQTASNNICASDNSATEVKKQHPDTRKTNFSHHSKNHKDVPNMLDVLKDVNKVKLRAVERSPGGRPIHKRKRQDSPWDPVSLISHALKQKFAFQEEDSFEKENNSWECSPFSSPETSRRLLR; translated from the exons GTTTTGCAGATTTGGGAAAATAAAGACTATGGATCAGCTCGGAGTATTGTTCGTGTTATTGGGAAAATTCTTCCTTTAGAACCTTGTCCCAGGCCTAATTTTGAG ctGATCCCACTCTTGAACTCTGTGGACCCAGCTAACTGTGGATCTGTAGTCCCATCTTTTGCTGACGTTTTGTATGTGACGAATGATGAAGAAGCCAGTTATCTCAGATTTCG AAATAGTATATGGAAAAatgaagaaggggagaaaattgcTTCTTTCCATCCTTTGCAACTAGTTGAAGATCCATTGACACCTGCTCTAAGGCATAACAAACCAACAAAAAGTGATTGGCCTGAAAGTGaagctgcaattaaaaaaatagctgCCCTTGAAGATGAGCTAGCTTTTCTTCGCTCTCAGATTGCTGCAATTGTGGGAAGGCAAGAACTGAGAAACAGTACAAATTCTG gcTCCTTGGACTTGAAGAACGACAGACCTAGTGGTTTGGGACACATGCCATCATCAGGGACTACTCAACTGAGTGTCGAACCAGATTCGTTTTCAAGTTCAGtgtttccctctcctcctcctccaccaccgCCTCCTCAGGTTTCTTCTCTACGGCCTCCATGTTCTCCTCTCGTGCAAACAGCCTCTAATAATATTTGTGCATCAGATAATTCAGCAACTGAAGTGAAAAAACAGCACCCAGATACTAGGAAAACCAATTTTAGTCATCATTCAAAAAACCATAAAGATGTTCCAAACATGTTGGATGTTCTGAAGGATGTGAATAAGGTTAAGCTACGTGCTGTTGAAAG gtccccTGGGGGCAGACCcattcataaaaggaaaagacaagacTCACCTTGGGATCCAGTGTCTTTAATATCCCATGCACTTAAGCAGAAATTtgcattccaagaagaagattcctttgagaaggaaaataattcctGGGAGTGTTCTCCATTTTCTAGTCCAGAAACTTCAAGG
- the MTFR2 gene encoding mitochondrial fission regulator 2 isoform X8, with protein MSFILSILREMLEYFGVPVNQVLQIWENKDYGSARSIVRVIGKILPLEPCPRPNFELIPLLNSVDPANCGSVVPSFADVLYVTNDEEASYLRFRNSIWKNEEGEKIASFHPLQLVEDPLTPALRHNKPTKSDWPESEAAIKKIAALEDELAFLRSQIAAIVGRQELRNSTNSGSLDLKNDRPSGLGHMPSSGTTQLSVEPDSFSSSVFPSPPPPPPPPQVSSLRPPCSPLVQTASNNICASDNSATEVKKQHPDTRKTNFSHHSKNHKDVPNMLDVLKDVNKVKLRAVERSPGGRPIHKRKRQDSPWDPVSLISHALKQKFAFQEEDSFEKENNSWECSPFSSPETSRHKI; from the exons GTTTTGCAGATTTGGGAAAATAAAGACTATGGATCAGCTCGGAGTATTGTTCGTGTTATTGGGAAAATTCTTCCTTTAGAACCTTGTCCCAGGCCTAATTTTGAG ctGATCCCACTCTTGAACTCTGTGGACCCAGCTAACTGTGGATCTGTAGTCCCATCTTTTGCTGACGTTTTGTATGTGACGAATGATGAAGAAGCCAGTTATCTCAGATTTCG AAATAGTATATGGAAAAatgaagaaggggagaaaattgcTTCTTTCCATCCTTTGCAACTAGTTGAAGATCCATTGACACCTGCTCTAAGGCATAACAAACCAACAAAAAGTGATTGGCCTGAAAGTGaagctgcaattaaaaaaatagctgCCCTTGAAGATGAGCTAGCTTTTCTTCGCTCTCAGATTGCTGCAATTGTGGGAAGGCAAGAACTGAGAAACAGTACAAATTCTG gcTCCTTGGACTTGAAGAACGACAGACCTAGTGGTTTGGGACACATGCCATCATCAGGGACTACTCAACTGAGTGTCGAACCAGATTCGTTTTCAAGTTCAGtgtttccctctcctcctcctccaccaccgCCTCCTCAGGTTTCTTCTCTACGGCCTCCATGTTCTCCTCTCGTGCAAACAGCCTCTAATAATATTTGTGCATCAGATAATTCAGCAACTGAAGTGAAAAAACAGCACCCAGATACTAGGAAAACCAATTTTAGTCATCATTCAAAAAACCATAAAGATGTTCCAAACATGTTGGATGTTCTGAAGGATGTGAATAAGGTTAAGCTACGTGCTGTTGAAAG gtccccTGGGGGCAGACCcattcataaaaggaaaagacaagacTCACCTTGGGATCCAGTGTCTTTAATATCCCATGCACTTAAGCAGAAATTtgcattccaagaagaagattcctttgagaaggaaaataattcctGGGAGTGTTCTCCATTTTCTAGTCCAGAAACTTCAAGG
- the MTFR2 gene encoding mitochondrial fission regulator 2 isoform X7, translating into MSFILSILREMLEYFGVPVNQVLQIWENKDYGSARSIVRVIGKILPLEPCPRPNFELIPLLNSVDPANCGSVVPSFADVLYVTNDEEASYLRFRNSIWKNEEGEKIASFHPLQLVEDPLTPALRHNKPTKSDWPESEAAIKKIAALEDELAFLRSQIAAIVGRQELRNSTNSGSLDLKNDRPSGLGHMPSSGTTQLSVEPDSFSSSVFPSPPPPPPPPQVSSLRPPCSPLVQTASNNICASDNSATEVKKQHPDTRKTNFSHHSKNHKDVPNMLDVLKDVNKVKLRAVERSPGGRPIHKRKRQDSPWDPVSLISHALKQKFAFQEEDSFEKENNSWECSPFSSPETSRVRL; encoded by the exons GTTTTGCAGATTTGGGAAAATAAAGACTATGGATCAGCTCGGAGTATTGTTCGTGTTATTGGGAAAATTCTTCCTTTAGAACCTTGTCCCAGGCCTAATTTTGAG ctGATCCCACTCTTGAACTCTGTGGACCCAGCTAACTGTGGATCTGTAGTCCCATCTTTTGCTGACGTTTTGTATGTGACGAATGATGAAGAAGCCAGTTATCTCAGATTTCG AAATAGTATATGGAAAAatgaagaaggggagaaaattgcTTCTTTCCATCCTTTGCAACTAGTTGAAGATCCATTGACACCTGCTCTAAGGCATAACAAACCAACAAAAAGTGATTGGCCTGAAAGTGaagctgcaattaaaaaaatagctgCCCTTGAAGATGAGCTAGCTTTTCTTCGCTCTCAGATTGCTGCAATTGTGGGAAGGCAAGAACTGAGAAACAGTACAAATTCTG gcTCCTTGGACTTGAAGAACGACAGACCTAGTGGTTTGGGACACATGCCATCATCAGGGACTACTCAACTGAGTGTCGAACCAGATTCGTTTTCAAGTTCAGtgtttccctctcctcctcctccaccaccgCCTCCTCAGGTTTCTTCTCTACGGCCTCCATGTTCTCCTCTCGTGCAAACAGCCTCTAATAATATTTGTGCATCAGATAATTCAGCAACTGAAGTGAAAAAACAGCACCCAGATACTAGGAAAACCAATTTTAGTCATCATTCAAAAAACCATAAAGATGTTCCAAACATGTTGGATGTTCTGAAGGATGTGAATAAGGTTAAGCTACGTGCTGTTGAAAG gtccccTGGGGGCAGACCcattcataaaaggaaaagacaagacTCACCTTGGGATCCAGTGTCTTTAATATCCCATGCACTTAAGCAGAAATTtgcattccaagaagaagattcctttgagaaggaaaataattcctGGGAGTGTTCTCCATTTTCTAGTCCAGAAACTTCAAGGGTGAGATTATAA